AAtgagaagcagcaacaaaaaacaactcGCGCGTCATATGCCAGAAGTGAGGGCCCCCCGCAAAACCCACTCACCTTGCTGCTGGCGGTTTGCTCTGTATTGATTTTCCACTTGCCACAACCTTTTGTTACTATGCGTGTGCGtattgtgtgtatgtgtgtgtgcaataacAACTTGccacagaaaacaaaagaaatgaagAAACATTCAGAAATCAAGTCCAGAACAAAGGAATAGTTATTACCTGATTACGCATCGAACCGCATAATTTATGATTGATCCAACAATCCAATGCTGCTGTATGCTGGTTCCCTCTACTCTCtcccctatctctctctctctctttttctctttgtcactctgtgtctgtctcttttgATTGCATTCCATTTTTATGTTCTTTACCATTTTAGGCGATGGAAAGGCGGCTCCATTGAGCCGCATCCCACGGACAAGGCTCTGATTGTCAACTATCAGCTGGAGGCAACGGTATTTGGGGAGCCCAACAATCCAATGATTGAGGAGAAGAAGGTACGAGAGGAGGGGTACTCCGGTTGACattgagctgctgctgcggctacGGCTGCGGCAGCTGGCCAATCGATATCGTGAAACGGGGTCGATGACGGGTCGGTCGGCGGTGCGAGGTCTTTGCCCTCGTTTACCCCTCTAGCCGTTTCGCTTGTGTGTTCAATTagttaattatttattttaacgctgtttttttgtgtgtctttctttttggtaGCACTGCCAGAAAATCATCAGGCTTCGCTCGCTGAATACCAAAACTGATCCGGCTGCCTTGGCCCGCGAGGTGGTGGACAAATGCGATCTAATACACAAATCGCAGCTAAACGATGTCGAACAGATCATATTCTATCTTAAGAATCGGAAGGACAATGCAAGCAATGGTTGGTCTCATTTTGTGCTATTATAAGTATACGGAATCATACAAATcaatatgtacatgcatattcTTGCCATTCCACAGACATACCCGACAACAATACACACAGCCGCCGGTCGGCTGCCTTGCATAACTCGCATACACGCTCTTCGGCCCGTTCCCATAGCAGTGTGGCCGCCATGTCCAGCAGTGGCACGGGCACTgtcgctggcactggcactggcactggcagcggtggcggtggctcaTCCATCACaaatggcagtggcaatgcTTTGGCCGCTTCTACCCCCACAGCGGATGTATCCATCAACAATATTGACGAGTATGTGGAGCTGCTGTACGAGGAGCTGGGCGAACGCATACGCGGCTCGGCCATGATCCTGCAAATGGCACGAAATCCCGATAACCTAGAGGAGCTTGAAAAGAATGGTAGAATTGAGAACAATCTTCTGCATATTTCTGATTCtcattattattttgtgtttGTCCGCTTTTGCAGAAGCCTGCCTAAGTGCTTTGTCGCGTGTACTACGAGAGGACTGGCGTAAGAGTCTCGATCTGTCGACGAACATCATCTATATCTTCTTCTGTTTCTCCACCTACACCAAGTTCCATCCACTTATAGTGCAGTACAAGGTAAGGGGAACGGCACCGATACTCGAAGAAACTCCCAAGAAACCAATGCCCCTTTTCTCCCTTGAAGATTGGCTCTCTGTGCATGGATGTGATCGATTATGAGCTGAGACGCTATGAGACGATGAGGAATGAGCTGGATGTGCGCAAGCAGCCGAATGGCTCCTCCACACCGCATTCGGCAAAGGCCAGCAAGGAGAAGCTGAATCGGAGCACAGATGATTTCTTGGACATCATGAACGAGGAGAAGCCCAAGGAGGTTGGTTATTCGCCCTGCATACCCCCATCTCCGGTCTCTAATGATTTGTGTGTGACTGCTTTCAGATGGAGCCACCGCGTCGACGCATTCCCGAGCTGAAGCAGCGTCCCAAGTCGGGAAACTGGAGTAGCTTTCATGGCTCCATGTCCTCGTCCCTAATCAAGAGTCAAATCCTGAACAGCAGCTATCACGAGGCGCTGTGTGCAGGCGCCGGCGGGGGAGGAGACCCACCCAGCACTGTGCCAGCCGAATTGAAGGCCCAGAGCAACGAGTCGCTGGATCGTAACGATCCAAAGGTGAAAAAGGAGGAGATCGATCGCCTGAACAAACAGCTAAAGATCTTTGCcaagaagcaggagcagctgctgcgtgTCGCCTTTTATCTGCTGCTGAATATGGCCGAGAATGTGAAGCTGGAGGAGAAGATGCGACGCAAGCATATTGTCAAGATGCTGGTCAAGGCGCTGGATCGCCAGAATATCGATCTGCTGATGCTTGTGAGCACGTTCCTCAAAAAGCTGTCGATTGTCGGCGACAACAAGGATGAGATGTGCTCGCTGAATATTGTGTCGAAGCTGCCGCGCCTGTTCCAGAGCACGCACACGGACCTGGTACAGGTCACCCTCAAGCTGGTCTTCAATCTCTCTTTCGATGGGGGCCTCAGGCGCAAGATGATTTCCGCCGGCTATCTGCCCATGCTGGTTATGTTCATCAACGATGAGAAGCATCATGGCATTGCCGTCAAGATCCTCTATCACATGAGCCTCGACGACAAGGTGAAGGGCATGTTCACGCAGACGGAATGCGTCCAAATGGCCACCGATGCGATCATTCTCAATCTGAATGTGAAGGTCGATCTCGATCTGATTGCCCTCTGTATCAATCTGTCGCTGAATCGCCGCAATGCCCAGATCATGGTCGATGGCCAGCGTCTGCACAGCCTCATGGATCGTGCGTTCAAGTATCAGGATGCCTTGCTAATGAAACTGCTGCGCAATCTGTCGCAGCACGAGTCCCTGCAGCTACAGTTCATTGACTATGTGGCCGATCTCGCTCGCATCCTAACCATCTGCGACGATGAGGCGTTTATTGTCGAGTGTCTTGGCATATTAGGGAATCTATCACTCACCGATCTTGATTATTCGCAAATACTGCAGAACTTCCAGCTCATACCATGGATCAGGCAGCTGCTAGTTCCCTCCTCGCGTCTCGACGATTTGGTGCTCGATACGATCGTGTATCTGGGCACCTGTGCCTGCGACGAATTGTGCGCTCTGCTCTTCTGTCGGGCCAAGGTGGTCATCTCACTGATCGAGCTACTGAAGGCCAAGCAGGAGGATGACGAGATTGTCCTGCAGATTATCTATGTATTCCAGCAGATCTTAAGGCACGAGAGCACGCGCGAATACATGATCAAGGAGACCGAATCGCCCGCTTATCTAATCGATCTCATGCACGACAAGAACGAGGAGATACGCAAGGTGTGCGATTACTGTTTGGATATCATTGCCATCAGCGACACCGAATGGGCCAA
The sequence above is a segment of the Drosophila pseudoobscura strain MV-25-SWS-2005 chromosome X, UCI_Dpse_MV25, whole genome shotgun sequence genome. Coding sequences within it:
- the Kap3 gene encoding kinesin-associated protein 3 isoform X2, with the translated sequence MLLRWKGGSIEPHPTDKALIVNYQLEATVFGEPNNPMIEEKKHCQKIIRLRSLNTKTDPAALAREVVDKCDLIHKSQLNDVEQIIFYLKNRKDNASNDIPDNNTHSRRSAALHNSHTRSSARSHSSVAAMSSSGTGTVAGTGTGTGSGGGGSSITNGSGNALAASTPTADVSINNIDEYVELLYEELGERIRGSAMILQMARNPDNLEELEKNEACLSALSRVLREDWRKSLDLSTNIIYIFFCFSTYTKFHPLIVQYKIGSLCMDVIDYELRRYETMRNELDVRKQPNGSSTPHSAKASKEKLNRSTDDFLDIMNEEKPKEMEPPRRRIPELKQRPKSGNWSSFHGSMSSSLIKSQILNSSYHEALCAGAGGGGDPPSTVPAELKAQSNESLDRNDPKVKKEEIDRLNKQLKIFAKKQEQLLRVAFYLLLNMAENVKLEEKMRRKHIVKMLVKALDRQNIDLLMLVSTFLKKLSIVGDNKDEMCSLNIVSKLPRLFQSTHTDLVQVTLKLVFNLSFDGGLRRKMISAGYLPMLVMFINDEKHHGIAVKILYHMSLDDKVKGMFTQTECVQMATDAIILNLNVKVDLDLIALCINLSLNRRNAQIMVDGQRLHSLMDRAFKYQDALLMKLLRNLSQHESLQLQFIDYVADLARILTICDDEAFIVECLGILGNLSLTDLDYSQILQNFQLIPWIRQLLVPSSRLDDLVLDTIVYLGTCACDELCALLFCRAKVVISLIELLKAKQEDDEIVLQIIYVFQQILRHESTREYMIKETESPAYLIDLMHDKNEEIRKVCDYCLDIIAISDTEWAKRIKLEKFRNHNSQWLCMVESQQDQDNEQDYADQEDECDNDLDTYLRSEYLDNCDLYNNDLNGDNESNNSNSNNSNNNPASPAMSTYSRPLSTYRRSQDLDELYNMTSSSKSQGSSDNNFMFKSNKSLDTDGLHEELLMA
- the Kap3 gene encoding kinesin-associated protein 3 isoform X1 translates to MQFVLLLIFQIISGFVLLLIVIHYIYYIINAIAGDSHRQQQQHPQEERPNRGDTCCSLCCLSATCRHPPRTNTTTTTELDFGFHITNLAKTKSTDMQTNDDAKFIKKRWKGGSIEPHPTDKALIVNYQLEATVFGEPNNPMIEEKKHCQKIIRLRSLNTKTDPAALAREVVDKCDLIHKSQLNDVEQIIFYLKNRKDNASNDIPDNNTHSRRSAALHNSHTRSSARSHSSVAAMSSSGTGTVAGTGTGTGSGGGGSSITNGSGNALAASTPTADVSINNIDEYVELLYEELGERIRGSAMILQMARNPDNLEELEKNEACLSALSRVLREDWRKSLDLSTNIIYIFFCFSTYTKFHPLIVQYKIGSLCMDVIDYELRRYETMRNELDVRKQPNGSSTPHSAKASKEKLNRSTDDFLDIMNEEKPKEMEPPRRRIPELKQRPKSGNWSSFHGSMSSSLIKSQILNSSYHEALCAGAGGGGDPPSTVPAELKAQSNESLDRNDPKVKKEEIDRLNKQLKIFAKKQEQLLRVAFYLLLNMAENVKLEEKMRRKHIVKMLVKALDRQNIDLLMLVSTFLKKLSIVGDNKDEMCSLNIVSKLPRLFQSTHTDLVQVTLKLVFNLSFDGGLRRKMISAGYLPMLVMFINDEKHHGIAVKILYHMSLDDKVKGMFTQTECVQMATDAIILNLNVKVDLDLIALCINLSLNRRNAQIMVDGQRLHSLMDRAFKYQDALLMKLLRNLSQHESLQLQFIDYVADLARILTICDDEAFIVECLGILGNLSLTDLDYSQILQNFQLIPWIRQLLVPSSRLDDLVLDTIVYLGTCACDELCALLFCRAKVVISLIELLKAKQEDDEIVLQIIYVFQQILRHESTREYMIKETESPAYLIDLMHDKNEEIRKVCDYCLDIIAISDTEWAKRIKLEKFRNHNSQWLCMVESQQDQDNEQDYADQEDECDNDLDTYLRSEYLDNCDLYNNDLNGDNESNNSNSNNSNNNPASPAMSTYSRPLSTYRRSQDLDELYNMTSSSKSQGSSDNNFMFKSNKSLDTDGLHEELLMA